Proteins from a single region of Oncorhynchus tshawytscha isolate Ot180627B linkage group LG03, Otsh_v2.0, whole genome shotgun sequence:
- the LOC112230040 gene encoding ADP-ribosylation factor-like protein 4A has product MGNRLSEPQTFLSRIPFFQSFHIAILGLDSAGKTTVLYRLQFNEFVNTVPTKGFNAEKVNVSLGGHRTVTFHFWDVGGQEKLRPLWKSYTRCTDGIVFVVDSVDAERMEEAKTELHKIAKTGDNQGVPLLVVANKQDLRHSLSLAEIEKALALKELGPGTPWHLQPTCAIIGDGLKDGMERLHDMILKRRKMLRQQTRKR; this is encoded by the coding sequence ATGGGGAATAGATTATCTGAACCACAGACCTTCCTCTCGAGAATCCCCTTCTTTCAGTCGTTCCATATCGCCATTTTGGGACTGGACTCTGCAGGTAAAACGACTGTCCTGTACAGGTTGCAGTTCAATGAGTTTGTCAACACAGTGCCTACCAAAGGCTTCAACGCAGAAAAGGTCAATGTGTCTTTGGGCGGCCACAGGACGGTGACCTTCCATTTCTGGGACGTAGGTGGTCAAGAGAAGTTGCGTCCATTGTGGAAGTCCTACACACGCTGTACCGATGGAATTGTATTCGTGGTGGACTCTGTAGATGCCGAACGCATGGAGGAGGCTAAAACGGAGCTCCATAAGATCGCCAAGACCGGAGACAACCAGGGAGTGCCACTGCTGGTGGTGGCTAACAAGCAAGACCTGAGGCACTCTCTGAGCCTGGCGGAGATTGAAAAGGCACTAGCGTTGAAGGAACTGGGCCCTGGCACGCCTTGGCACCTGCAGCCCACCTGTGCCATCATAGGAGACGGACTGAAAGATGGCATGGAGAGACTCCATGACATGATCCTTAAACGGAGAAAGATGCTCCGCCAACAGACGAGAAAGAGATGA